Genomic window (Gammaproteobacteria bacterium):
TCATGAAATATTACCGGCCATATCCAGGTCTGGAACAACACAGCCGCTAGATTGAAAGAACTCAGCCATTTATTCTTCTCCTGTGCAAGCTATCAAGCGTCTCAATCGTATCGATACTCGCTTCCGCAATCATCCGAAGAAAGAACCGAACCCAACCTTCAATCTCACCATATTGATGGTAGCGGTCCAGACATCGGTAATATTCATCTCGGTACTTGGTTGTAAAATAAGAGAGGTATAGGCACGGCCAATGCAGTACGCGGTAACGGTACAGCAATAGCGTGGTAAGCAACCGCGCTGTGCGTCCGTTACCGTCTTCGAAAGGATGAATATGCAAGAAGGCTACAAACCCGACAGCGGTACGCAACACCGCAGGAATGTTCTCATCATTGCAGTCGATAAAGTTCGCTAACTCGGTGAGCTGATTGAACAGTTCGTTGGGAGGTGGCGGGATGAAAACGGCCTCGTTCAAACTACTACCTTCCTTGCCGACCCAATTCTGGGTGG
Coding sequences:
- a CDS encoding hypothetical protein (Evidence 5 : Unknown function); amino-acid sequence: MLTSHSGWRTKDRDTITVFTLQSKPTLLIDHHLCQLLTDAERGLIAVDRATVDLDFIHLRQLFRFYAEREAAFVEAIEAMRLRLALPLSDEPEASARRRRISEAAAFADALEHGVELQKDNASLLDIILLLHRLGAPNEPKAGSFRTTQNWVGKEGSSLNEAVFIPPPPNELFNQLTELANFIDCNDENIPAVLRTAVGFVAFLHIHPFEDGNGRTARLLTTLLLYRYRVLHWPCLYLSYFTTKYRDEYYRCLDRYHQYGEIEGWVRFFLRMIAEASIDTIETLDSLHRRRING